In one window of uncultured Draconibacterium sp. DNA:
- a CDS encoding FecR domain-containing protein translates to MTKDLLIKFLNNNCTKAELQEVLFWAEKEALTDKGRELGFEDWMHYKEDEGLEDDERFIELFDRIQEKIDEQDKPEGKGRTITSHSFKEWLTRAAAILLIPVLAFLFYTLSENRTFNLQYATAAVDSLEIIAPIGSRTVVQLSDGTTVHLNYGSRLKYPHFFPGNTREVELQGEGFFEVAHNPEKPFIVKTGKLNVKALGTAFNVMAYPENAEVQTTLVNGKVVLEEQYAPGELHTLGSMEPGQHVAYNKETGAVVSKIGTIDKYVGWKEGKLIFEDTPILEVAERLSRMFNVNIQVDTEIEDYVYTVTFIDEPLFQILDLMTIATPVTYTVIKRIKLPDETYSRQKIIIEKKE, encoded by the coding sequence ATGACAAAAGACTTACTCATAAAATTTTTAAATAACAATTGTACTAAGGCAGAATTGCAAGAGGTATTGTTTTGGGCAGAAAAAGAGGCGCTCACAGATAAAGGACGTGAATTGGGATTTGAAGACTGGATGCATTATAAAGAAGATGAGGGTTTAGAGGATGATGAGAGGTTTATCGAATTATTTGATCGAATTCAGGAAAAAATTGATGAACAGGATAAACCAGAAGGAAAAGGAAGAACAATCACCTCACATTCTTTTAAAGAGTGGCTAACGCGGGCTGCTGCGATATTGCTTATTCCGGTTCTTGCTTTTTTATTTTACACACTATCTGAAAATAGAACATTTAACTTGCAATATGCTACAGCGGCTGTTGATTCGCTTGAAATAATTGCTCCAATAGGTTCAAGAACTGTTGTACAATTGTCTGATGGAACAACAGTTCACCTGAACTACGGAAGCAGGTTAAAATACCCCCATTTTTTCCCGGGGAACACTCGTGAGGTTGAATTACAGGGAGAAGGATTTTTTGAAGTAGCTCATAATCCTGAAAAACCGTTTATTGTTAAAACCGGAAAATTGAATGTGAAAGCATTAGGTACGGCTTTTAATGTAATGGCTTACCCCGAGAATGCAGAGGTACAAACTACGCTTGTAAATGGCAAGGTTGTGCTGGAAGAGCAGTATGCACCAGGAGAGTTACATACACTTGGCAGCATGGAGCCAGGCCAACATGTTGCATATAATAAAGAAACAGGTGCAGTTGTTTCTAAAATCGGAACTATCGACAAATACGTTGGATGGAAAGAAGGAAAACTAATTTTCGAAGATACTCCTATTCTGGAAGTAGCTGAGCGCTTAAGCCGGATGTTCAATGTTAATATTCAGGTTGATACAGAAATTGAAGATTACGTTTATACTGTAACTTTTATTGATGAACCGCTGTTCCAGATTCTTGATTTAATGACAATAGCCACCCCGGTAACTTACACAGTTATTAAGCGTATAAAATTACCCGACGAAACCTATTCAAGGCAAAAAATAATTATCGAGAAAAAAGAATAG
- a CDS encoding RNA polymerase sigma-70 factor, which produces MKNSRSNKELLLKLKTGDRIAFYNIYERYCKRLYGFVFRYIKVEAEAEEIVQEVFVKIWESREKLDTFSSFESFIFTIAYNSSISQLRKKLSEKKYLEYLGSIQTVQSSPKVIDELQYKELDGKLKSLLNKLTPRQKEIFKLSREDGFSHEEIAKQLDISVNTVKKHMVNTLSFLKKHLDNGLTTSVLFCVFFLP; this is translated from the coding sequence TTGAAAAACAGCAGATCAAATAAAGAATTACTATTAAAATTAAAAACAGGTGATCGTATTGCCTTTTATAACATCTATGAAAGATATTGTAAAAGGTTATACGGTTTTGTTTTTAGGTATATCAAGGTCGAAGCTGAAGCCGAAGAAATTGTGCAAGAAGTATTTGTGAAAATATGGGAATCCAGAGAAAAACTGGATACATTTTCATCCTTTGAATCCTTTATATTCACCATCGCCTATAATTCTTCAATATCGCAACTAAGGAAAAAACTTAGCGAAAAAAAGTATTTGGAATATCTTGGTTCCATACAAACAGTTCAAAGTTCACCTAAAGTTATTGATGAATTGCAGTATAAAGAACTGGATGGGAAGTTAAAAAGTTTGCTCAATAAACTTACTCCACGTCAGAAAGAAATATTTAAGCTAAGTCGCGAAGATGGTTTTTCGCATGAGGAAATAGCGAAACAGCTGGATATTTCAGTAAATACTGTTAAAAAGCACATGGTAAACACCTTATCATTTTTAAAAAAGCATTTGGATAATGGGTTGACAACCAGTGTTTTGTTCTGTGTTTTCTTTCTTCCTTAA
- a CDS encoding glycoside hydrolase family 30 protein, translating into MKNILKAVVGVFAVSGLFIAGCTSREANKDVDQPPVVVNPEKVNVYVTAKDTNLRLETIGEFSLQAASQPLETQPFILIDPGKQFQTIEGIGAALTDASAETFYKMPRNVRKEILTAFYDPEKGIGYNFSRTNIASCDFSSASYNYLDENDSLLTTFDVQHDEQYRIPFIKEAIEAAGGELKMFVTPWSPPAWMKSNNNVLLGGKLLEQFKPAWANYYVKFIEEYEKRDIPVWGLSVQNEPMAVQRWESCVYTADEERDFIKKYLGPTLQNSGMSDKKLIAWDHNRDQVYQRATTILSDPEAAKYVWGIGFHWYEPWTGGDMQFENTKLVNDAFPDKKLIFTEGCVEAFDINRVDDWALGERYGYSMLNDFNSGTVAWTDWNIILDETGGPNHVGNFCFAPIHANTQTGELIYSNSYYYIGHFSKFVKEGAKRIAASSSRTDLQATAFVNPDGTIAVVVLNRSDEKFNYRLMINGKSTDLESLPHSIMTITI; encoded by the coding sequence ATGAAGAATATTTTGAAAGCGGTGGTTGGAGTTTTTGCTGTATCGGGTTTATTTATTGCCGGATGCACAAGCAGGGAAGCAAATAAGGATGTGGATCAACCGCCGGTAGTAGTAAATCCCGAAAAAGTAAATGTGTATGTAACTGCAAAAGATACCAATCTGAGGTTAGAAACAATTGGCGAATTTAGCTTGCAAGCTGCCAGCCAGCCTCTGGAAACACAGCCTTTTATTCTGATTGATCCGGGAAAACAGTTTCAAACGATCGAAGGAATAGGAGCGGCTTTAACGGATGCCTCGGCCGAAACATTTTATAAAATGCCAAGAAACGTCCGGAAGGAAATACTTACTGCGTTTTACGACCCGGAAAAAGGAATAGGCTATAACTTTTCGCGTACAAATATTGCCAGCTGTGATTTTTCGAGCGCATCCTACAACTACTTGGATGAGAATGATTCGCTCTTAACGACTTTTGATGTTCAGCACGACGAGCAATACCGTATTCCGTTTATAAAAGAAGCGATTGAAGCGGCAGGTGGAGAATTAAAAATGTTTGTTACCCCCTGGAGCCCTCCGGCATGGATGAAAAGCAATAATAACGTTTTGCTGGGGGGAAAACTACTGGAACAGTTTAAACCGGCCTGGGCAAACTATTACGTGAAGTTTATTGAGGAGTACGAAAAACGCGACATTCCTGTTTGGGGCCTTTCGGTACAAAACGAACCAATGGCTGTGCAACGGTGGGAATCATGCGTGTATACTGCCGATGAGGAGCGCGATTTTATAAAGAAATATCTTGGGCCGACTTTGCAAAATAGCGGAATGAGCGATAAAAAACTAATCGCCTGGGACCATAACCGCGATCAGGTTTATCAGCGTGCTACAACAATTTTAAGCGATCCGGAAGCTGCAAAATATGTTTGGGGCATTGGCTTTCACTGGTACGAACCCTGGACCGGTGGCGATATGCAGTTTGAAAACACAAAACTGGTAAACGACGCTTTCCCCGATAAGAAACTCATTTTTACTGAAGGCTGTGTTGAAGCATTTGATATTAACCGGGTTGACGACTGGGCTTTGGGCGAACGCTACGGCTATTCGATGTTGAATGATTTTAACAGCGGAACAGTTGCATGGACCGACTGGAATATCATACTGGACGAAACCGGCGGACCAAACCATGTTGGCAACTTTTGTTTTGCACCGATACACGCCAATACGCAAACCGGCGAATTAATTTATTCCAACAGCTACTATTACATCGGACATTTTTCGAAGTTTGTAAAAGAAGGAGCCAAAAGAATTGCAGCATCGTCGAGTCGCACCGATTTGCAGGCAACTGCTTTTGTAAATCCTGATGGTACAATTGCCGTTGTTGTACTGAACAGATCAGACGAAAAATTCAACTACCGATTGATGATCAATGGCAAATCAACCGATCTGGAAAGTTTACCTCATTCGATAATGACGATTACGATCTAA
- a CDS encoding DUF5121 domain-containing protein, whose translation MKNLKYLILGILGLAVLSCSDDISEIEPAGNPVMEIENQFSNVHFGDVLPFTVSVSDEISLSTLTAILYFGEEEVERTAIRTKENGEYTGTIEIPFEKDIPDGTATLEFVLLNTTMNSSMETFDVPITRAQYPYLILVSENASYPMLPTGEENEYAATEAFPSTDLSAYIKTPVVDDKGTEIVFGWEAGEITNGVSKDIPFVSPVGGTYSVTFNTKTYKAGPFFEILLNGEKMNMLDKENYQLDIDLTQGQDVNIQGLGNIADWWIDADYLTTQEDGLYTFVPITGKYRVTANLALNYFIIEALDGNSPAALNADGTGAVWVIGENVGKPSLADKTVGWSPDNALCMAPIGNKKYQMTVVGGTNISTDGINFKFFHQKGWGGEFGGDAISTTSDIVFIGDGTNGRDSGNLGLVDGVTLEDGATYVFTVDLSAGNDQAVLTVTKE comes from the coding sequence ATGAAGAACTTAAAATATTTGATATTAGGCATTTTGGGTTTGGCTGTTTTGTCGTGTTCCGATGATATCAGCGAAATCGAACCGGCGGGAAATCCCGTTATGGAAATAGAGAACCAGTTTTCAAATGTACATTTCGGAGATGTGCTTCCGTTTACTGTTTCGGTTAGCGACGAAATTTCGCTATCGACACTAACTGCCATTCTTTATTTTGGCGAAGAAGAGGTGGAAAGAACAGCAATTCGCACAAAAGAAAATGGGGAATATACAGGAACAATTGAAATTCCTTTTGAGAAGGATATTCCTGATGGAACGGCAACTCTGGAGTTTGTATTACTGAATACAACTATGAATAGCAGTATGGAAACTTTTGATGTTCCAATTACTCGTGCGCAATATCCTTACCTGATTTTGGTAAGCGAAAACGCATCGTATCCCATGTTGCCTACCGGCGAAGAAAATGAGTATGCAGCTACTGAGGCATTCCCGTCAACGGATTTGTCGGCCTACATTAAAACGCCGGTGGTTGATGACAAAGGAACAGAAATCGTATTTGGCTGGGAAGCCGGAGAAATAACAAATGGCGTTTCAAAAGATATTCCTTTTGTAAGCCCGGTTGGAGGAACGTATTCGGTAACATTTAACACTAAAACATATAAGGCGGGCCCATTCTTTGAAATTCTGCTTAACGGTGAGAAGATGAATATGCTTGATAAAGAAAATTATCAGCTTGATATTGATCTGACGCAAGGGCAGGACGTAAATATTCAGGGTTTGGGAAATATTGCCGACTGGTGGATTGATGCGGATTATCTGACTACGCAGGAAGACGGATTATACACTTTTGTTCCGATTACAGGGAAATATCGTGTAACAGCTAATCTGGCACTAAATTATTTCATAATTGAGGCTTTGGATGGTAACTCTCCAGCTGCTTTAAATGCTGACGGAACAGGTGCCGTTTGGGTGATTGGCGAGAATGTTGGTAAACCATCGTTAGCTGATAAAACTGTGGGCTGGAGTCCTGACAATGCATTGTGCATGGCTCCAATCGGCAACAAAAAATATCAGATGACTGTAGTTGGAGGTACAAATATCAGCACCGACGGAATCAACTTTAAATTCTTCCACCAAAAAGGTTGGGGAGGAGAATTTGGAGGAGATGCCATTTCAACAACAAGCGATATTGTATTTATTGGCGACGGTACAAATGGCCGCGATAGTGGTAACCTCGGATTAGTTGATGGAGTTACACTGGAAGACGGTGCAACTTATGTATTTACGGTTGATCTTTCGGCAGGAAACGATCAGGCGGTTTTAACAGTTACAAAAGAATAA
- a CDS encoding glycoside hydrolase family 30 beta sandwich domain-containing protein gives MRKLFDIKFILLIALLCCGFIACSDDNNGEVEEPEQPEPVTGDVTLYITTNTRSLDFATKAVDFSDKSNMSPTTINLEPETRYQTMDGFGAAITGSTCYNLLQMTEDNREKFLKETFSPTEGMGYSYVRIAIGCSDFSLSEYTCCDTEGIENFGLTSEETDYVIPILQEIQAINPDLKILGSPWTSPRWMKVNNLTDLQPFNSWTSGQLNPAYYADYATYFVKWIQVLREYGIDIYSVTPQNEPLNRGNSASLYMGWEEQLEFVKNNLVPAFKAASLNTKIYLFDHNYNYDNMGEQNDYPVKIYNAGIDEDIVVGAAYHNYGGNKEELLDIHEKAPERELIFTETSIGTWNDGRNLQNRLIEDMREVALGTVNNWSKGVIVWNLMLDSDRGPNRDGGCQTCYGAVDIDRANYSSITRNSHYYIIGHLSSVVKPGAVRIGTSGFSDAGFYYSAFENTDGTYAVVLLNSNSTSKMITLDDGTNHFSYEVPAKSVISYQWKK, from the coding sequence ATGAGGAAATTATTCGATATAAAATTTATTTTGCTGATAGCACTGCTTTGCTGTGGTTTTATTGCCTGTAGCGATGATAATAATGGTGAAGTTGAAGAACCTGAACAACCGGAACCGGTAACAGGAGATGTTACACTATACATCACTACCAATACCCGGTCGTTGGATTTTGCAACAAAAGCGGTTGACTTTAGCGATAAAAGCAATATGTCGCCAACAACCATTAATCTGGAGCCTGAAACACGCTATCAGACAATGGATGGTTTTGGAGCGGCAATTACCGGTTCAACCTGTTATAATCTGTTACAGATGACAGAAGATAACCGTGAGAAGTTTTTGAAAGAAACTTTCTCGCCAACAGAGGGAATGGGCTACAGTTACGTTCGTATTGCCATCGGTTGTTCCGACTTTTCACTTAGCGAATATACCTGTTGCGATACCGAGGGAATTGAAAACTTCGGCCTCACCTCGGAAGAAACCGATTACGTGATTCCGATTTTACAGGAAATTCAGGCAATTAATCCTGATCTTAAAATTTTGGGATCGCCCTGGACTTCCCCACGCTGGATGAAAGTGAATAACCTTACTGATTTACAGCCATTCAATTCGTGGACTAGCGGTCAGTTAAATCCGGCGTATTATGCCGATTATGCCACGTATTTTGTAAAGTGGATTCAGGTTTTAAGGGAATACGGAATCGATATTTATTCGGTTACCCCACAAAACGAACCGCTTAACAGAGGTAATTCAGCGTCGTTGTATATGGGCTGGGAAGAACAACTTGAATTTGTGAAAAACAACCTGGTGCCTGCTTTTAAAGCAGCATCGTTGAACACAAAAATTTATTTGTTCGACCACAATTACAACTACGATAACATGGGCGAGCAGAATGATTACCCGGTGAAAATTTACAATGCAGGGATTGACGAAGATATTGTGGTCGGTGCAGCCTATCACAATTATGGTGGAAACAAGGAAGAGCTTTTGGATATACACGAAAAAGCTCCTGAAAGAGAGTTGATTTTCACTGAAACATCTATCGGTACCTGGAATGATGGCCGAAACCTGCAAAATCGTTTAATTGAAGATATGCGCGAAGTAGCACTGGGAACTGTAAATAACTGGAGTAAAGGAGTAATTGTATGGAACCTGATGCTGGATAGCGACAGAGGCCCCAACCGCGATGGCGGATGCCAGACTTGTTATGGCGCGGTGGATATCGATAGGGCAAATTATTCATCAATTACACGTAATTCGCACTATTACATTATCGGCCACTTGTCGTCGGTTGTTAAGCCAGGTGCAGTGCGTATCGGTACTTCGGGCTTTTCTGATGCCGGATTTTACTACTCGGCATTTGAAAACACCGACGGAACTTACGCTGTGGTATTATTGAACAGCAATTCGACCTCAAAAATGATAACACTTGACGATGGCACAAATCACTTCAGTTACGAAGTGCCTGCTAAATCGGTTATTTCATACCAATGGAAAAAATAA
- a CDS encoding RagB/SusD family nutrient uptake outer membrane protein: MKTKYILSILILSLLAACSMDYDPLDTYSDVTEGVSEDSVQVVFEDKSDVLAHRQTLLNLYKNSQEHWYLDMLLLAESHSDNAYAGSPGAETTPFEVNSIEGSNTNLRRDWNSHMGNIAQANRLISFIDDVNDPALTDAEKLQYKAEAKILRAMIYFDMVRIWGNVPLVTTVAGDITSETIDDVYPAYFPPQTDALTIYQQIEIDLLEGLQYAPDNDPQDKTQFSKSVARALLAKIYAEKPLRDYDKVIQYADELAADGYELVDDFNDLFGVVLTDPNSPPSQENKAIDAKARNTKETIFEAQYFPGNTNWATWMYGRPLNDWTFYFTWAKWITPSRDLIKAFKSEVGDKRYAETVVFYSCGWNIYYPADNYAFMYKCRSAYNSTIKMRYADILLLKAEALIGKGDYSGAAQIINQTRQRAGLNNLPVAASAGEDAIMEAYLKERRLELAMEGQRWFDLVRLEKVEEVMNAVYDKDEGRPAQVYPFTNLSYILPVPQDIIDQNPNLVQNPGY, translated from the coding sequence ATGAAGACAAAATATATTTTATCTATTCTAATCCTATCGCTGTTAGCAGCTTGCTCCATGGATTATGATCCTTTAGATACCTATTCAGATGTAACTGAAGGAGTGAGCGAGGACAGTGTTCAGGTTGTATTTGAAGATAAATCTGACGTTTTAGCGCACAGACAGACTCTACTTAATTTGTACAAAAACAGCCAGGAACACTGGTACCTGGATATGTTGTTGCTGGCCGAATCGCACTCTGATAATGCCTATGCAGGTTCTCCGGGTGCCGAAACTACTCCATTCGAAGTCAACTCAATTGAAGGCTCGAATACGAACCTGAGAAGGGACTGGAATAGCCACATGGGAAATATCGCACAGGCCAACCGCTTGATCAGTTTTATTGACGACGTAAACGATCCGGCTTTAACAGATGCTGAAAAACTTCAGTATAAAGCCGAGGCGAAAATATTAAGGGCGATGATCTATTTTGACATGGTTCGGATTTGGGGAAATGTTCCTTTGGTAACAACTGTTGCCGGCGACATTACTTCAGAAACCATTGATGATGTTTACCCGGCTTATTTCCCGCCACAAACCGATGCATTAACGATTTACCAGCAAATTGAGATCGATCTTTTGGAAGGTTTACAATATGCACCAGATAACGACCCACAGGATAAAACTCAGTTTTCAAAATCGGTTGCCCGTGCTTTGCTGGCTAAAATTTATGCCGAAAAACCTTTACGCGATTACGACAAAGTAATTCAGTATGCCGATGAGCTGGCTGCCGATGGCTATGAACTGGTTGACGATTTCAACGATTTGTTTGGTGTCGTACTAACAGATCCGAACTCGCCACCTTCACAAGAAAACAAGGCAATTGATGCCAAAGCCCGTAACACAAAAGAGACCATTTTTGAAGCACAATATTTTCCTGGAAATACCAACTGGGCAACCTGGATGTATGGTCGTCCGCTTAACGACTGGACTTTCTATTTCACCTGGGCGAAGTGGATCACACCGTCACGCGATTTGATTAAAGCTTTTAAAAGCGAAGTGGGTGACAAACGCTACGCCGAAACAGTTGTTTTTTACAGTTGCGGTTGGAATATCTATTACCCGGCTGATAATTATGCATTTATGTACAAATGCCGTAGTGCCTACAACAGTACAATAAAAATGCGTTATGCCGATATCCTTTTGCTAAAAGCTGAGGCGCTGATCGGAAAAGGAGATTATAGTGGTGCAGCTCAGATTATCAACCAAACCCGCCAGCGTGCAGGCTTGAACAATCTTCCTGTAGCAGCTTCAGCGGGAGAGGATGCAATTATGGAAGCTTATCTGAAAGAACGCCGTCTTGAGCTGGCAATGGAAGGCCAGCGCTGGTTCGACCTTGTTCGTTTGGAAAAAGTAGAGGAAGTAATGAATGCAGTGTACGATAAAGACGAAGGACGTCCGGCACAGGTTTATCCGTTTACAAACCTGTCGTATATCCTTCCTGTTCCGCAGGATATTATTGACCAGAATCCAAACCTGGTACAAAATCCCGGATATTAG
- a CDS encoding TonB-dependent receptor: MRTKLLKFKIPLFFLVVLMGFNLSLQAQNPIEIRGVVSDASGDPLPGVNIVIKGTLKGTLTDPNGNYMISVPGNDAILVFSFIGYNSQEVTVGNQSTIKVALKEDLKQLDEVVVIGYGSVARRDVTTAVSTVSTKEIDERPIVSAAQAIQGKAAGVNVYQPNGAPGGEMVIRVRGTTSFNGSNNPLYVVDGVPVDNLNFLSPMDIASMQILKDASSAAIYGSRAANGVILITTKQASGEAKISLNTQFGISHVANQIESLNAAQYKELMDEIRPGAIPDGTTDQTDWFNEVYGTGITQNYQLQISDGNEKTRYFISGGYLNEKGVLSSAFFRRYNLRSNLESQVRSWLNIGLNLSYSDNTRNGVTTGAGSNRGGVVLSVVNLPTASNIVDPETGLYNRTFFGQNIVNPIESIENGKNNKNNENRLIASGSSTITFLPELTLKSSFTLDRRNGKNTGFNPPVHGSDRDDWGNAWDTRSTNTLMVFDNVMTFKKTFAEKHNFEAMAGTSWTDSQWSQSYVNGSHYKDDTIHTLNAANKISWNGTGTGASAWGIMSVFGRLSYNYESKYLFTFNVREDGSSKLHPDYRWGTFPSFSAAWRMSSEEFMQGLTWIDDLKIRGGWGQTGNQSGVGDYAYLQRYNITRQAWFETGQEDALPLITQANLRTSDLKWETTSQVNLGLDATLFSDRVTIAMDYYSKHTEDMLMYVSLPAGAAASSNIVRNEGEMMNRGVELSVSSRNFTGAFTWNTDFNISHNTNELKSLELQQIYYDAETTDAFHQIRVVRNEPGRALGGFYGYISDGVDPETGELMYRDTNEDGKITASDRTYIGDPNPAFTFGLTNSFSYKGFSLNVFLQGAVGNDIFNASKGDVMGMYDLKNQSTEVLHRWRTPGQITDVPKAGFVMQPSSYFVEDGSYLRVKDITFSYNFSGGILNKLGVSRLQPYVTATNLLTLTDYSGMDPEVNQWGNSGAVQGIDWGTYPHSKTFVFGLNVEF, translated from the coding sequence ATGAGGACAAAACTCTTAAAATTTAAAATTCCACTCTTTTTTTTAGTGGTGTTAATGGGCTTTAATCTCTCATTGCAGGCACAAAACCCGATTGAAATTCGGGGAGTGGTAAGTGATGCATCTGGCGATCCCTTACCAGGTGTGAATATTGTAATCAAAGGCACGTTGAAAGGCACGCTTACCGATCCAAACGGTAATTACATGATTTCAGTTCCCGGAAATGATGCTATTCTTGTCTTTTCATTTATTGGATACAATTCGCAGGAAGTTACTGTGGGTAACCAGAGCACAATCAAAGTAGCGTTGAAAGAAGACTTAAAGCAGTTGGATGAAGTAGTGGTAATCGGTTATGGTTCGGTTGCCCGGAGAGATGTTACCACAGCGGTTTCAACAGTTTCAACCAAAGAGATCGACGAACGTCCGATTGTATCGGCAGCACAGGCCATTCAGGGAAAAGCGGCAGGTGTTAACGTTTACCAGCCTAACGGAGCTCCCGGTGGCGAAATGGTTATTCGTGTGCGTGGTACTACTTCGTTTAACGGAAGCAACAATCCTTTATACGTGGTGGATGGGGTTCCGGTTGATAACCTCAACTTCCTTTCGCCAATGGATATTGCCAGTATGCAAATCCTGAAAGATGCTTCATCGGCGGCAATCTATGGTTCGAGAGCGGCAAACGGTGTAATTCTTATTACCACCAAGCAGGCCAGTGGCGAAGCAAAAATTTCGCTGAATACGCAATTTGGTATTAGCCATGTTGCCAACCAGATCGAGTCGTTAAATGCTGCCCAGTATAAGGAGCTGATGGACGAAATTCGTCCGGGGGCAATTCCTGATGGTACCACAGATCAAACCGATTGGTTCAACGAAGTATACGGAACGGGTATCACTCAAAACTATCAGTTACAGATTTCGGATGGTAACGAAAAAACACGCTACTTTATTTCCGGAGGTTACTTGAATGAAAAAGGGGTTCTCAGCTCTGCATTTTTCCGCAGATATAACCTGCGCAGTAACCTCGAAAGCCAGGTACGTAGCTGGTTGAATATTGGTTTAAATTTGTCGTATTCGGATAACACCCGCAACGGAGTAACTACCGGCGCCGGATCAAACCGAGGAGGTGTAGTGCTATCGGTTGTTAACTTGCCAACCGCGTCAAACATTGTCGATCCTGAAACAGGATTATATAACCGCACTTTCTTCGGACAAAATATTGTAAACCCGATCGAATCGATCGAAAATGGTAAAAACAATAAGAATAACGAGAACCGCCTGATTGCTTCAGGTAGTTCAACCATTACTTTTTTACCTGAATTAACGTTGAAATCATCGTTCACTTTAGATCGTCGTAACGGCAAAAATACAGGTTTTAATCCTCCGGTACATGGTTCCGACAGAGATGACTGGGGAAATGCCTGGGATACCAGAAGTACCAATACATTGATGGTTTTCGATAATGTAATGACCTTTAAAAAGACATTTGCCGAGAAACACAATTTTGAAGCAATGGCCGGTACTTCGTGGACCGATTCGCAGTGGTCGCAAAGCTATGTTAATGGCTCGCACTATAAAGATGATACTATCCATACTTTAAACGCGGCAAATAAAATTTCCTGGAACGGTACCGGTACCGGCGCTTCGGCCTGGGGAATCATGTCGGTTTTCGGACGTTTGTCATACAATTACGAAAGTAAGTACCTTTTTACATTCAATGTTCGTGAAGACGGTTCGTCAAAACTACATCCCGATTATCGTTGGGGAACATTCCCTTCATTCTCGGCAGCATGGCGTATGTCGTCAGAAGAATTCATGCAGGGATTAACCTGGATCGACGATTTGAAGATCAGAGGTGGCTGGGGACAAACCGGTAACCAGTCGGGAGTTGGCGACTATGCTTATTTGCAACGTTACAACATTACTCGTCAGGCCTGGTTCGAAACAGGGCAGGAAGATGCATTGCCGCTTATTACACAGGCAAACCTTCGTACATCCGACCTAAAATGGGAAACTACTTCTCAGGTTAACCTTGGTTTGGATGCCACATTATTTTCGGACCGCGTAACGATTGCAATGGACTATTATTCGAAACACACTGAAGATATGCTGATGTATGTTTCGCTGCCGGCGGGTGCTGCAGCATCAAGCAATATTGTACGAAACGAGGGTGAAATGATGAACCGAGGTGTTGAGTTATCGGTAAGTTCCCGCAACTTTACAGGTGCTTTCACCTGGAACACCGACTTTAATATTTCGCATAACACAAATGAATTGAAGAGTCTGGAATTACAGCAAATTTATTATGATGCTGAAACTACTGACGCCTTTCACCAAATTCGTGTTGTACGTAACGAACCCGGACGTGCGCTTGGTGGATTCTATGGTTATATAAGTGATGGAGTTGATCCGGAAACAGGAGAATTGATGTACCGCGACACAAATGAAGACGGCAAAATTACAGCGTCAGACAGAACCTACATTGGCGATCCGAACCCGGCCTTTACCTTTGGGTTAACCAACTCGTTTTCGTACAAAGGTTTTAGCCTGAATGTTTTTCTGCAGGGAGCTGTTGGCAACGACATCTTTAATGCCTCGAAAGGGGATGTGATGGGAATGTACGATTTGAAAAACCAATCTACAGAAGTGCTTCACCGCTGGCGTACACCCGGACAAATTACTGATGTACCAAAAGCCGGTTTTGTTATGCAACCTTCAAGTTATTTTGTTGAAGACGGCAGTTACCTGCGTGTAAAAGATATAACCTTCTCTTACAACTTCAGTGGCGGTATTCTTAACAAACTGGGTGTTTCGCGTTTGCAACCTTATGTTACCGCAACCAACCTGTTAACGCTTACCGACTATAGCGGAATGGATCCTGAAGTAAATCAATGGGGGAACAGTGGTGCCGTTCAAGGTATCGATTGGGGAACCTACCCACACAGTAAGACTTTTGTTTTTGGGTTGAATGTTGAATTTTAA